From one Ooceraea biroi isolate clonal line C1 chromosome 7, Obir_v5.4, whole genome shotgun sequence genomic stretch:
- the LOC105279748 gene encoding mediator of RNA polymerase II transcription subunit 24 isoform X1: MLLIPFTQYIPAYGGNVSFVKNPETFPMWQKLYNVLTLPMETKVTSKTSSLKALLLRAWRERWTDLKWGINIKTILPRGVSGDVYNLADCILQQALVGLGPNQLVLSYLKHSLSSQLVSYAAVLQRISKYDAFHKPHCIVSLLEFLESIQVGITCRGKPEEDLLAAAVLSIVHWLLQCYLHTLTKAPQSNPLAPHPSELIDKPASILQQMLNSDFLCAMMYLAKYDDKDLYVEVVKKCQEIETLLKTSTQKSVVPIEDSLKKLCNLEIETFCPEKTKMESITHCLQPLFAVQVLLNPSTETTVFVNQLLMVQRLKSYTNARLYCEIIRACFMCLHNVTGTFKESQWGTFTFLKVPLILKELHAASLSADEKFEYSQDILDAFELLLQFTPLLDIMDTTCSCNCVECLLDELQKVNLVTEKQAKQISSRREGATPALQRSELSSTPTSSIPKVITRAEPTLAGILKTLNADYSKIQEPLLKILYQVLTGNSFELMLAVATAEGKLKTFVTKLIKFNECSKQINEPVPDKTAATRAMLFDVSFLMLCSIVQTYGSDVVLEEGGDSFFEQWVRECMPERNKPKSPQRMLHSLDPARVDALLAQINSPDPDFKSSNLKWHVMCQSAMGAVKELLFAWESGVLGAGDVKRALDGLRAAACCLPVCAAAWLCAYMSITHQDALLKPMNMVQHFLTPLPGDEMPNNLKERSSLMFQIIRKMQYNVHPPTQSKTKVFSMSHSIISRQPILEQLESVWQNINQRGWINIQATQSLESLLNTGGSLWFVTNIVKEVLKYRYQEELDQAVDLAFAVFHLDIENCTIDLINHIIPQYLHNSLQSDELVEPQSSILAKLCVYCIFSTLEYNNSNPYRGNNRKRVRRDLDVDELDALGVPNKLLRLNETSDSVPLFGSQSPQAQGSSNGQMSVVLRDPLMTALNNLFTIFALLAGRDGEVSQQTHFILQFLRLMVQCGKDRTRIVLQGMPQTLVPCLLKALPELFTTDILLRLYDIQSATGRKTTARDLCMLRNINLKPTK; encoded by the exons ATGCTCCTGATTCCCTTCACGCAGTACATTCCTGCATATGGTGGA AATGTTTCATTTGTTAAGAACCCCGAGACGTTTCCAATGTGGCAGAAACTGTATAATGTTCTAACATTACCAATGGAGACTAAAGTGACCAGTAAAACCAGCAGCCTGAAGGCTCTGCTGCTACGAGCATGGCGAGAGCGCTGGACCGATTTAAAGTGGGGTATTAATATCAAAACG ATTCTTCCGAGAGGAGTGAGCGgtgatgtatataatttaGCAGACTGTATATTGCAACAAGCGTTAGTAGGACTAGGACCCAATCAATTAGTGCTGTCGTATCTAAAACATTCGTTAAGTTCACAG TTGGTATCGTACGCGGCAGTATTACAGCGAATAAGCAAGTACGACGCTTTCCACAAGCCCCACTGCATCGTCAGTCTACTGGAGTTCTTGGAGTCCATACAAGTCGGCATCACGTGTCGCGGCAAGCCAGAGGAGGATCTCCTAGCCGCGGCGGTGCTGTCCATTGTTCATTGGTTGTTGCAATGTTACTTGCACACACTGACGAAGGCACCTCAGAGCAACCCGCTTGCTCCGCATCCCAGTGAGCTTATCGACAAACCCGCCAGTATTTTACAGCAGATGCTGAATTCGGACTTCCTGTGCGCGATGATGTATCTGGCCAAGTACGACGACAAAG ACTTGTACGTAGAAGTAGTGAAGAAATGCCAAGAGATAGAGACACTGTTGAAGACGAGCACCCAGAAGTCCGTGGTGCCGATAGAGGATTCCCTGAAGAAGCTGTGcaatctcgagatcgagacTTTCTGCCCCGAGAAAACTAAAATGGAGTCCATCACCCATTGTCTGCAGCCGCTCTTCGCCGTTCAGGTGTTACTGAATCCCAGCACCGAAACGACCGTGTTCGTTAACCAACTGCTGATGGTGCAACGACTGAAGAGCTACACGAACGCGCGGCTCTATTGCGAGATCATTCGCGCCTGCTTCATGTGCCTGCACAACGTAACGGGAACATTCAAGGAGTCGCAGTGGGGAACCTTTACGTTTCTCAAGGTGCCTCTCATACTCAAGGAGTTGCACGCGGCTAGTCTGAGtg CTGACGAGAAATTCGAGTACTCGCAAGATATTCTGGACGCGTTTGAGCTGCTGCTCCAGTTCACGCCTCTGCTCGACATTATGGACACTACGTGCTCGTGCAATTGCGTGGAGTGCCTGTTGGACGAGTTGCAGAAGGTGAACCTCGTCACGGAGAAGCAGGCGAAGCAAATAAGCAGTAGGAG GGAGGGAGCGACACCAGCTTTGCAAAGGTCAGAACTCTCGAGCACTCCGACGTCGTCGATCCCGAAAGTCATTACACGCGCGGAACCAACACTGGCTGGGATCTTGAAGACGTTGAATGCCGATTACTCAAAGATCCAAGAGCCTTTGCTGAAGATACTGTATCAAGTCCTCACGGGAAACAGCTTCGAGTTAATGCTGGCGGTAGCAACCGCGGAGGGAAAGTTGAAGACCTTCGTTACCAAGCTCATCAAGTTCAACGAGTGTAGTAAGCAGATCAACGAACCAGTGCCTGATAAAACGGCGGCAACGAGGGCAATGTTGTTCGACGTATCGTTCCTGATGCTGTGTTCTATCGTACAAACCTACGGCTCCGAC GTTGTTCTGGAGGAAGGCGGAGACTCGTTCTTCGAGCAGTGGGTGCGCGAATGCATGCCGGAACGGAACAAACCCAAATCACCGCAGAGAATGTTGCATAGCCTCGATCCGGCACGCGTGGACGCTCTGCTGGCACAGATCAACTCGCCGGATCCCGACTTCAAGTCGAGCAACCTGAAATGGCACGTGATGTGCCAATCGGCGATGGGCGCGGTGAAGGAGCTGCTCTTCGCATGGGAGAGCGGTGTGTTAGGCGCGGGCGATGTTAAACGGGCGCTGGATGGCTTGCGTGCAGCAGCGTGTTGCCTGCCAGTCTGCGCTGCCGCCTGGCTGTGCGCATACATGAGCATCACGCATCAAGACGCTCTGCTGAAGCCGATGAACATGGTCCAGCACTTCCTGACGCCATTACCCGGCGACGAGATGCCGAATAATCTTAAAGAGAG GTCCAGTCTGATGTTCCAGATTATTCGGAAGATGCAATACAACGTACATCCGCCTACGCAGTCGAAAACGAAGGTGTTCTCGATGTCGCACAG TATTATATCGCGGCAGCCAATACTGGAGCAGCTGGAGTCTGTCTGGCAAAACATAAATCAACGTGGATGGATCAACATACAGGCCACGCAATCGTTGGAGTCTTTATTGAATACTGGCGGCTCATTGTGGTTCGTGACGAACATAGTCAAGGAGGTGCTAAAATATCGCTACCAAGAGGAACTGGATCAAGCTGTGGACCTGGCTTTCGCCGTTTTCCATCTCGACATAGAGAACTGCACTATAGATCTCATCAATCATATAATACCGCAATATCTACACAACTCATTGCA GAGCGATGAATTGGTGGAACCACAATCGTCTATCTTGGCGAAATTGTGCGTGTACTGCATATTCTCCACTCTCGAGTACAACAACTCGAATCCGTATCGCGGGAACAACCGCAAGCGCGTGCGACGCGATTTGGACGTTGACGAGTTGGACGCGCTCGGTGTTCCGAACAAACTTCTGCGACTGAACGAGACGAGTGATAGCGTTCCCTTGTTCGGCTCGCAAAGCCCTCAAGCGCAGGGTTCGAGCAACGGACAGATGTCGGTGGTCCTAAGAGATCCTCTGATGACAGCGTTGAACAATCTGTTCACCATATTCGCCCTACTCGCCGGTAGGGACGGCGAGGTGTCCCAGCAGACACACTTCATACTCCAGTTCTTGCGACTCATGGTGCAGTGCGGGAAGGACAGAACTCGTATCGTGCTGCAAGGAATGCCGCAAACGCTG GTGCCCTGTCTTCTCAAAGCGTTACCCGAACTGTTCACCACTGATATACTGCTAAGGTTGTACGACATACAATCTGCGACCGGGCGCAAGACAACTGCGCGGGACTTGTGCATGCTGCGGAATATTAATCTGAAACCGACTAAGTAA
- the LOC105279748 gene encoding mediator of RNA polymerase II transcription subunit 24 isoform X2, protein MLLIPFTQYIPAYGGNPETFPMWQKLYNVLTLPMETKVTSKTSSLKALLLRAWRERWTDLKWGINIKTILPRGVSGDVYNLADCILQQALVGLGPNQLVLSYLKHSLSSQLVSYAAVLQRISKYDAFHKPHCIVSLLEFLESIQVGITCRGKPEEDLLAAAVLSIVHWLLQCYLHTLTKAPQSNPLAPHPSELIDKPASILQQMLNSDFLCAMMYLAKYDDKDLYVEVVKKCQEIETLLKTSTQKSVVPIEDSLKKLCNLEIETFCPEKTKMESITHCLQPLFAVQVLLNPSTETTVFVNQLLMVQRLKSYTNARLYCEIIRACFMCLHNVTGTFKESQWGTFTFLKVPLILKELHAASLSADEKFEYSQDILDAFELLLQFTPLLDIMDTTCSCNCVECLLDELQKVNLVTEKQAKQISSRREGATPALQRSELSSTPTSSIPKVITRAEPTLAGILKTLNADYSKIQEPLLKILYQVLTGNSFELMLAVATAEGKLKTFVTKLIKFNECSKQINEPVPDKTAATRAMLFDVSFLMLCSIVQTYGSDVVLEEGGDSFFEQWVRECMPERNKPKSPQRMLHSLDPARVDALLAQINSPDPDFKSSNLKWHVMCQSAMGAVKELLFAWESGVLGAGDVKRALDGLRAAACCLPVCAAAWLCAYMSITHQDALLKPMNMVQHFLTPLPGDEMPNNLKERSSLMFQIIRKMQYNVHPPTQSKTKVFSMSHSIISRQPILEQLESVWQNINQRGWINIQATQSLESLLNTGGSLWFVTNIVKEVLKYRYQEELDQAVDLAFAVFHLDIENCTIDLINHIIPQYLHNSLQSDELVEPQSSILAKLCVYCIFSTLEYNNSNPYRGNNRKRVRRDLDVDELDALGVPNKLLRLNETSDSVPLFGSQSPQAQGSSNGQMSVVLRDPLMTALNNLFTIFALLAGRDGEVSQQTHFILQFLRLMVQCGKDRTRIVLQGMPQTLVPCLLKALPELFTTDILLRLYDIQSATGRKTTARDLCMLRNINLKPTK, encoded by the exons ATGCTCCTGATTCCCTTCACGCAGTACATTCCTGCATATGGTGGA AACCCCGAGACGTTTCCAATGTGGCAGAAACTGTATAATGTTCTAACATTACCAATGGAGACTAAAGTGACCAGTAAAACCAGCAGCCTGAAGGCTCTGCTGCTACGAGCATGGCGAGAGCGCTGGACCGATTTAAAGTGGGGTATTAATATCAAAACG ATTCTTCCGAGAGGAGTGAGCGgtgatgtatataatttaGCAGACTGTATATTGCAACAAGCGTTAGTAGGACTAGGACCCAATCAATTAGTGCTGTCGTATCTAAAACATTCGTTAAGTTCACAG TTGGTATCGTACGCGGCAGTATTACAGCGAATAAGCAAGTACGACGCTTTCCACAAGCCCCACTGCATCGTCAGTCTACTGGAGTTCTTGGAGTCCATACAAGTCGGCATCACGTGTCGCGGCAAGCCAGAGGAGGATCTCCTAGCCGCGGCGGTGCTGTCCATTGTTCATTGGTTGTTGCAATGTTACTTGCACACACTGACGAAGGCACCTCAGAGCAACCCGCTTGCTCCGCATCCCAGTGAGCTTATCGACAAACCCGCCAGTATTTTACAGCAGATGCTGAATTCGGACTTCCTGTGCGCGATGATGTATCTGGCCAAGTACGACGACAAAG ACTTGTACGTAGAAGTAGTGAAGAAATGCCAAGAGATAGAGACACTGTTGAAGACGAGCACCCAGAAGTCCGTGGTGCCGATAGAGGATTCCCTGAAGAAGCTGTGcaatctcgagatcgagacTTTCTGCCCCGAGAAAACTAAAATGGAGTCCATCACCCATTGTCTGCAGCCGCTCTTCGCCGTTCAGGTGTTACTGAATCCCAGCACCGAAACGACCGTGTTCGTTAACCAACTGCTGATGGTGCAACGACTGAAGAGCTACACGAACGCGCGGCTCTATTGCGAGATCATTCGCGCCTGCTTCATGTGCCTGCACAACGTAACGGGAACATTCAAGGAGTCGCAGTGGGGAACCTTTACGTTTCTCAAGGTGCCTCTCATACTCAAGGAGTTGCACGCGGCTAGTCTGAGtg CTGACGAGAAATTCGAGTACTCGCAAGATATTCTGGACGCGTTTGAGCTGCTGCTCCAGTTCACGCCTCTGCTCGACATTATGGACACTACGTGCTCGTGCAATTGCGTGGAGTGCCTGTTGGACGAGTTGCAGAAGGTGAACCTCGTCACGGAGAAGCAGGCGAAGCAAATAAGCAGTAGGAG GGAGGGAGCGACACCAGCTTTGCAAAGGTCAGAACTCTCGAGCACTCCGACGTCGTCGATCCCGAAAGTCATTACACGCGCGGAACCAACACTGGCTGGGATCTTGAAGACGTTGAATGCCGATTACTCAAAGATCCAAGAGCCTTTGCTGAAGATACTGTATCAAGTCCTCACGGGAAACAGCTTCGAGTTAATGCTGGCGGTAGCAACCGCGGAGGGAAAGTTGAAGACCTTCGTTACCAAGCTCATCAAGTTCAACGAGTGTAGTAAGCAGATCAACGAACCAGTGCCTGATAAAACGGCGGCAACGAGGGCAATGTTGTTCGACGTATCGTTCCTGATGCTGTGTTCTATCGTACAAACCTACGGCTCCGAC GTTGTTCTGGAGGAAGGCGGAGACTCGTTCTTCGAGCAGTGGGTGCGCGAATGCATGCCGGAACGGAACAAACCCAAATCACCGCAGAGAATGTTGCATAGCCTCGATCCGGCACGCGTGGACGCTCTGCTGGCACAGATCAACTCGCCGGATCCCGACTTCAAGTCGAGCAACCTGAAATGGCACGTGATGTGCCAATCGGCGATGGGCGCGGTGAAGGAGCTGCTCTTCGCATGGGAGAGCGGTGTGTTAGGCGCGGGCGATGTTAAACGGGCGCTGGATGGCTTGCGTGCAGCAGCGTGTTGCCTGCCAGTCTGCGCTGCCGCCTGGCTGTGCGCATACATGAGCATCACGCATCAAGACGCTCTGCTGAAGCCGATGAACATGGTCCAGCACTTCCTGACGCCATTACCCGGCGACGAGATGCCGAATAATCTTAAAGAGAG GTCCAGTCTGATGTTCCAGATTATTCGGAAGATGCAATACAACGTACATCCGCCTACGCAGTCGAAAACGAAGGTGTTCTCGATGTCGCACAG TATTATATCGCGGCAGCCAATACTGGAGCAGCTGGAGTCTGTCTGGCAAAACATAAATCAACGTGGATGGATCAACATACAGGCCACGCAATCGTTGGAGTCTTTATTGAATACTGGCGGCTCATTGTGGTTCGTGACGAACATAGTCAAGGAGGTGCTAAAATATCGCTACCAAGAGGAACTGGATCAAGCTGTGGACCTGGCTTTCGCCGTTTTCCATCTCGACATAGAGAACTGCACTATAGATCTCATCAATCATATAATACCGCAATATCTACACAACTCATTGCA GAGCGATGAATTGGTGGAACCACAATCGTCTATCTTGGCGAAATTGTGCGTGTACTGCATATTCTCCACTCTCGAGTACAACAACTCGAATCCGTATCGCGGGAACAACCGCAAGCGCGTGCGACGCGATTTGGACGTTGACGAGTTGGACGCGCTCGGTGTTCCGAACAAACTTCTGCGACTGAACGAGACGAGTGATAGCGTTCCCTTGTTCGGCTCGCAAAGCCCTCAAGCGCAGGGTTCGAGCAACGGACAGATGTCGGTGGTCCTAAGAGATCCTCTGATGACAGCGTTGAACAATCTGTTCACCATATTCGCCCTACTCGCCGGTAGGGACGGCGAGGTGTCCCAGCAGACACACTTCATACTCCAGTTCTTGCGACTCATGGTGCAGTGCGGGAAGGACAGAACTCGTATCGTGCTGCAAGGAATGCCGCAAACGCTG GTGCCCTGTCTTCTCAAAGCGTTACCCGAACTGTTCACCACTGATATACTGCTAAGGTTGTACGACATACAATCTGCGACCGGGCGCAAGACAACTGCGCGGGACTTGTGCATGCTGCGGAATATTAATCTGAAACCGACTAAGTAA
- the LOC105279748 gene encoding mediator of RNA polymerase II transcription subunit 24 isoform X3: MWQKLYNVLTLPMETKVTSKTSSLKALLLRAWRERWTDLKWGINIKTILPRGVSGDVYNLADCILQQALVGLGPNQLVLSYLKHSLSSQLVSYAAVLQRISKYDAFHKPHCIVSLLEFLESIQVGITCRGKPEEDLLAAAVLSIVHWLLQCYLHTLTKAPQSNPLAPHPSELIDKPASILQQMLNSDFLCAMMYLAKYDDKDLYVEVVKKCQEIETLLKTSTQKSVVPIEDSLKKLCNLEIETFCPEKTKMESITHCLQPLFAVQVLLNPSTETTVFVNQLLMVQRLKSYTNARLYCEIIRACFMCLHNVTGTFKESQWGTFTFLKVPLILKELHAASLSADEKFEYSQDILDAFELLLQFTPLLDIMDTTCSCNCVECLLDELQKVNLVTEKQAKQISSRREGATPALQRSELSSTPTSSIPKVITRAEPTLAGILKTLNADYSKIQEPLLKILYQVLTGNSFELMLAVATAEGKLKTFVTKLIKFNECSKQINEPVPDKTAATRAMLFDVSFLMLCSIVQTYGSDVVLEEGGDSFFEQWVRECMPERNKPKSPQRMLHSLDPARVDALLAQINSPDPDFKSSNLKWHVMCQSAMGAVKELLFAWESGVLGAGDVKRALDGLRAAACCLPVCAAAWLCAYMSITHQDALLKPMNMVQHFLTPLPGDEMPNNLKERSSLMFQIIRKMQYNVHPPTQSKTKVFSMSHSIISRQPILEQLESVWQNINQRGWINIQATQSLESLLNTGGSLWFVTNIVKEVLKYRYQEELDQAVDLAFAVFHLDIENCTIDLINHIIPQYLHNSLQSDELVEPQSSILAKLCVYCIFSTLEYNNSNPYRGNNRKRVRRDLDVDELDALGVPNKLLRLNETSDSVPLFGSQSPQAQGSSNGQMSVVLRDPLMTALNNLFTIFALLAGRDGEVSQQTHFILQFLRLMVQCGKDRTRIVLQGMPQTLVPCLLKALPELFTTDILLRLYDIQSATGRKTTARDLCMLRNINLKPTK, translated from the exons ATGTGGCAGAAACTGTATAATGTTCTAACATTACCAATGGAGACTAAAGTGACCAGTAAAACCAGCAGCCTGAAGGCTCTGCTGCTACGAGCATGGCGAGAGCGCTGGACCGATTTAAAGTGGGGTATTAATATCAAAACG ATTCTTCCGAGAGGAGTGAGCGgtgatgtatataatttaGCAGACTGTATATTGCAACAAGCGTTAGTAGGACTAGGACCCAATCAATTAGTGCTGTCGTATCTAAAACATTCGTTAAGTTCACAG TTGGTATCGTACGCGGCAGTATTACAGCGAATAAGCAAGTACGACGCTTTCCACAAGCCCCACTGCATCGTCAGTCTACTGGAGTTCTTGGAGTCCATACAAGTCGGCATCACGTGTCGCGGCAAGCCAGAGGAGGATCTCCTAGCCGCGGCGGTGCTGTCCATTGTTCATTGGTTGTTGCAATGTTACTTGCACACACTGACGAAGGCACCTCAGAGCAACCCGCTTGCTCCGCATCCCAGTGAGCTTATCGACAAACCCGCCAGTATTTTACAGCAGATGCTGAATTCGGACTTCCTGTGCGCGATGATGTATCTGGCCAAGTACGACGACAAAG ACTTGTACGTAGAAGTAGTGAAGAAATGCCAAGAGATAGAGACACTGTTGAAGACGAGCACCCAGAAGTCCGTGGTGCCGATAGAGGATTCCCTGAAGAAGCTGTGcaatctcgagatcgagacTTTCTGCCCCGAGAAAACTAAAATGGAGTCCATCACCCATTGTCTGCAGCCGCTCTTCGCCGTTCAGGTGTTACTGAATCCCAGCACCGAAACGACCGTGTTCGTTAACCAACTGCTGATGGTGCAACGACTGAAGAGCTACACGAACGCGCGGCTCTATTGCGAGATCATTCGCGCCTGCTTCATGTGCCTGCACAACGTAACGGGAACATTCAAGGAGTCGCAGTGGGGAACCTTTACGTTTCTCAAGGTGCCTCTCATACTCAAGGAGTTGCACGCGGCTAGTCTGAGtg CTGACGAGAAATTCGAGTACTCGCAAGATATTCTGGACGCGTTTGAGCTGCTGCTCCAGTTCACGCCTCTGCTCGACATTATGGACACTACGTGCTCGTGCAATTGCGTGGAGTGCCTGTTGGACGAGTTGCAGAAGGTGAACCTCGTCACGGAGAAGCAGGCGAAGCAAATAAGCAGTAGGAG GGAGGGAGCGACACCAGCTTTGCAAAGGTCAGAACTCTCGAGCACTCCGACGTCGTCGATCCCGAAAGTCATTACACGCGCGGAACCAACACTGGCTGGGATCTTGAAGACGTTGAATGCCGATTACTCAAAGATCCAAGAGCCTTTGCTGAAGATACTGTATCAAGTCCTCACGGGAAACAGCTTCGAGTTAATGCTGGCGGTAGCAACCGCGGAGGGAAAGTTGAAGACCTTCGTTACCAAGCTCATCAAGTTCAACGAGTGTAGTAAGCAGATCAACGAACCAGTGCCTGATAAAACGGCGGCAACGAGGGCAATGTTGTTCGACGTATCGTTCCTGATGCTGTGTTCTATCGTACAAACCTACGGCTCCGAC GTTGTTCTGGAGGAAGGCGGAGACTCGTTCTTCGAGCAGTGGGTGCGCGAATGCATGCCGGAACGGAACAAACCCAAATCACCGCAGAGAATGTTGCATAGCCTCGATCCGGCACGCGTGGACGCTCTGCTGGCACAGATCAACTCGCCGGATCCCGACTTCAAGTCGAGCAACCTGAAATGGCACGTGATGTGCCAATCGGCGATGGGCGCGGTGAAGGAGCTGCTCTTCGCATGGGAGAGCGGTGTGTTAGGCGCGGGCGATGTTAAACGGGCGCTGGATGGCTTGCGTGCAGCAGCGTGTTGCCTGCCAGTCTGCGCTGCCGCCTGGCTGTGCGCATACATGAGCATCACGCATCAAGACGCTCTGCTGAAGCCGATGAACATGGTCCAGCACTTCCTGACGCCATTACCCGGCGACGAGATGCCGAATAATCTTAAAGAGAG GTCCAGTCTGATGTTCCAGATTATTCGGAAGATGCAATACAACGTACATCCGCCTACGCAGTCGAAAACGAAGGTGTTCTCGATGTCGCACAG TATTATATCGCGGCAGCCAATACTGGAGCAGCTGGAGTCTGTCTGGCAAAACATAAATCAACGTGGATGGATCAACATACAGGCCACGCAATCGTTGGAGTCTTTATTGAATACTGGCGGCTCATTGTGGTTCGTGACGAACATAGTCAAGGAGGTGCTAAAATATCGCTACCAAGAGGAACTGGATCAAGCTGTGGACCTGGCTTTCGCCGTTTTCCATCTCGACATAGAGAACTGCACTATAGATCTCATCAATCATATAATACCGCAATATCTACACAACTCATTGCA GAGCGATGAATTGGTGGAACCACAATCGTCTATCTTGGCGAAATTGTGCGTGTACTGCATATTCTCCACTCTCGAGTACAACAACTCGAATCCGTATCGCGGGAACAACCGCAAGCGCGTGCGACGCGATTTGGACGTTGACGAGTTGGACGCGCTCGGTGTTCCGAACAAACTTCTGCGACTGAACGAGACGAGTGATAGCGTTCCCTTGTTCGGCTCGCAAAGCCCTCAAGCGCAGGGTTCGAGCAACGGACAGATGTCGGTGGTCCTAAGAGATCCTCTGATGACAGCGTTGAACAATCTGTTCACCATATTCGCCCTACTCGCCGGTAGGGACGGCGAGGTGTCCCAGCAGACACACTTCATACTCCAGTTCTTGCGACTCATGGTGCAGTGCGGGAAGGACAGAACTCGTATCGTGCTGCAAGGAATGCCGCAAACGCTG GTGCCCTGTCTTCTCAAAGCGTTACCCGAACTGTTCACCACTGATATACTGCTAAGGTTGTACGACATACAATCTGCGACCGGGCGCAAGACAACTGCGCGGGACTTGTGCATGCTGCGGAATATTAATCTGAAACCGACTAAGTAA